Proteins encoded within one genomic window of Tabrizicola piscis:
- a CDS encoding DMT family transporter has protein sequence MVKDTTLKGIVLMLVFCMIAPLLDVSAKLAAEDGIPVGQITTARFLVQMLLMLPVVLVMGLSLRLSARALAYTMLRAVFLILSTFSFVSGIAVMPVADALAIAFVEPFILLVLGSLIFGDHVGPRRIAACAVGFGGALLVIQPSLAVFGLVALWPLGTAFFFAFYMLVTRAISAWMHPVAMQFHTSWTGLLLCLPVMVLANGSGIGPLDPVWPEGLNWLWLFGIGFWAAVSHMAMTYALKFAPSATLAPLHYSEIVVAVALGYLIFGDFPNLMTWAGIAVIVASGLYMIHRERLAARHLSARATPLPTRP, from the coding sequence ATGGTCAAGGATACCACCCTGAAGGGCATCGTCCTGATGCTCGTCTTCTGCATGATCGCGCCGCTGCTGGACGTGTCGGCGAAGCTTGCAGCCGAAGATGGCATCCCGGTCGGCCAGATCACCACGGCCCGGTTCCTCGTCCAGATGCTGCTGATGCTGCCGGTCGTGTTGGTCATGGGCCTCAGCCTGCGGCTGTCGGCCCGGGCGCTGGCCTATACGATGCTCCGCGCGGTGTTCTTGATCCTGTCCACCTTCTCCTTCGTTTCGGGCATTGCAGTGATGCCCGTGGCCGACGCCCTCGCCATCGCTTTTGTGGAACCGTTCATCCTGCTGGTCCTTGGCAGCCTGATCTTTGGCGACCATGTCGGCCCCCGGCGCATCGCCGCCTGTGCGGTGGGCTTCGGTGGAGCGCTTCTGGTGATCCAGCCCTCGCTGGCCGTCTTTGGCCTCGTGGCGCTGTGGCCGCTTGGCACGGCCTTTTTCTTCGCCTTCTACATGCTGGTCACCCGCGCGATCTCGGCCTGGATGCACCCGGTCGCCATGCAGTTTCACACCTCATGGACCGGGCTCCTTCTCTGCCTGCCGGTGATGGTGCTGGCCAACGGGTCGGGCATCGGCCCGCTGGACCCGGTCTGGCCCGAGGGGCTGAACTGGCTTTGGCTGTTCGGCATCGGCTTCTGGGCCGCCGTCAGCCATATGGCGATGACCTATGCCCTGAAGTTCGCCCCCTCGGCGACGCTGGCACCGTTGCACTATTCCGAAATTGTCGTCGCCGTCGCCCTTGGCTACCTGATCTTTGGCGACTTCCCCAACCTGATGACCTGGGCCGGCATTGCCGTCATCGTGGCGTCTGGCCTTTACATGATCCACCGCGAGCGTCTGGCCGCCCGCCATCTCTCCGCTCGCGCTACACCGCTGCCGACAAGGCCCTGA
- a CDS encoding glutathione S-transferase family protein, with protein MMYLLHYAPDNASLIVRLVLDGAGIPYRTALVDRATRQQDGPAYRRLNPTGLIPTLETPLGPISETGAILLWLSDRHQLGPAAMDHDRPIFLKWLFFLSNTAHADLRQIFYPHQYCPTEAHPAHQEILAARMRGHFALLDSAARQHPGLFAAAKPLGVYALALTRWSALYPPDAPAWFDLAAYPALLALAKAQEARVETPVIARAEGLGPHPFTRPEQPNPPEGSVL; from the coding sequence ATGATGTATCTGCTGCACTATGCCCCGGACAATGCGTCGCTGATCGTCCGCCTTGTGCTTGACGGGGCGGGCATCCCCTATCGCACGGCCCTTGTGGACCGCGCCACCCGCCAGCAGGACGGGCCGGCCTACCGCAGGCTGAACCCGACCGGCCTGATCCCCACCTTGGAGACGCCTCTGGGCCCGATCTCGGAAACCGGGGCGATCCTGCTGTGGCTGTCGGATAGGCACCAGCTTGGCCCGGCCGCCATGGACCATGATCGACCGATCTTCCTGAAATGGCTGTTCTTCCTGTCAAATACCGCCCATGCCGACCTGCGGCAGATCTTCTACCCCCACCAATATTGCCCGACCGAGGCGCATCCGGCCCACCAGGAAATTCTGGCCGCACGGATGCGGGGCCACTTCGCCCTGCTTGACAGCGCCGCCCGCCAGCACCCCGGGCTGTTCGCCGCCGCCAAGCCGCTTGGCGTCTATGCCCTCGCCCTGACCCGCTGGTCCGCGCTTTATCCGCCTGACGCCCCGGCCTGGTTCGACCTTGCCGCCTACCCCGCCCTTCTGGCACTGGCCAAGGCGCAGGAGGCACGGGTAGAAACCCCTGTCATCGCCCGGGCCGAAGGTCTGGGCCCCCACCCCTTTACCCGGCCTGAACAGCCCAACCCCCCGGAAGGCAGCGTGCTATGA
- a CDS encoding L-serine ammonia-lyase: MFLSVFDMFKVGIGPSSSHTMGPMVAAARFLDRLRASPFHAHGLRASLHGSLAFTGVGHATDRATILGLAGFEPATYDAEKADAALAQIKSTGVIEAPGLRPLVFDPGRDLQFDYGPALPGHANGMILRATDAQGDVILEETYYSIGGGFVLTAEELTEAGGTKSKARADVPFPFETAAEMLQMANASRLSIAQMKRQNELRFRTAAELDAGIARLWQVMNDCIDRGMKGTGILPGGLKVRRRAKGIHDALMAERGLNMTAPHTINDWMSLYAMAVNEENAAGGQVVTAPTNGAAGVVPAVLRYYLDHVPGASVARIGDFLLTAAAIGGLCKHNASISGAECGCQAEVGSAAAMGAAGLAAVLGGTPEQVENAAEIALEHHLGMTCDPVKGLVQVPCIERNGLGAIKAVSAASLSMRGDGQHLVSLDVCIETMRQTGRDMHEKYKETSLGGLAVNVPNC, from the coding sequence ATGTTCCTTTCCGTCTTCGACATGTTCAAGGTCGGCATCGGCCCGTCGTCCAGCCACACCATGGGCCCGATGGTCGCCGCCGCCCGCTTTCTTGACCGGCTGCGCGCCTCGCCGTTCCATGCCCATGGCCTGCGCGCCTCGCTTCACGGGTCATTGGCCTTCACCGGGGTCGGTCATGCCACCGACCGCGCCACGATCCTTGGCCTCGCCGGGTTCGAACCCGCCACCTATGACGCGGAAAAGGCCGACGCCGCCCTTGCCCAGATCAAAAGCACCGGCGTGATCGAAGCGCCCGGCCTGCGCCCGCTTGTGTTCGATCCCGGCCGCGACCTGCAGTTCGACTACGGCCCCGCCCTGCCCGGCCATGCCAACGGCATGATCCTGCGCGCGACCGACGCGCAAGGCGACGTGATCCTGGAGGAAACCTACTACTCCATCGGCGGGGGGTTCGTGCTGACAGCGGAGGAACTGACCGAAGCCGGCGGCACGAAATCCAAGGCCCGGGCCGATGTGCCCTTTCCGTTCGAGACCGCAGCCGAAATGCTGCAGATGGCCAATGCCTCGCGCCTGAGCATCGCTCAGATGAAACGCCAGAACGAACTGCGCTTCCGCACCGCCGCCGAACTCGACGCCGGGATCGCGCGGCTTTGGCAGGTGATGAACGACTGTATCGACCGCGGCATGAAGGGCACCGGGATCCTGCCCGGCGGTCTCAAGGTCCGCAGGCGCGCCAAGGGGATCCATGACGCCCTGATGGCCGAGCGTGGGCTGAACATGACCGCGCCGCATACGATCAACGACTGGATGTCGCTTTACGCGATGGCCGTGAACGAAGAAAACGCCGCCGGCGGCCAGGTCGTGACCGCGCCCACCAATGGCGCGGCGGGCGTGGTGCCGGCAGTCCTGCGCTACTACCTTGATCACGTGCCCGGCGCGTCTGTGGCCCGGATCGGCGATTTCCTGCTGACTGCCGCGGCAATCGGCGGGCTTTGCAAGCACAACGCCAGCATCTCGGGTGCCGAATGCGGCTGCCAGGCCGAAGTGGGTTCCGCCGCCGCAATGGGCGCGGCAGGTCTGGCCGCAGTGCTTGGGGGGACACCCGAACAGGTGGAGAACGCCGCCGAAATCGCCCTGGAGCACCACCTTGGCATGACCTGCGATCCCGTAAAGGGGCTGGTGCAGGTGCCCTGCATCGAACGCAATGGCCTTGGCGCCATCAAGGCCGTTTCGGCTGCCAGCCTGTCGATGCGTGGCGATGGTCAGCATCTGGTCAGCCTCGACGTCTGCATCGAAACGATGCGGCAAACGGGCCGCGACATGCACGAGAAGTACAAGGAAACCAGCCTTGGCGGTCTGGCGGTCAACGTCCCGAACTGCTGA
- a CDS encoding glutathione S-transferase family protein, with product MTLTLHHAPDFASTIVRLALEELGLPHTIAMTDIEGGALASPEYRQVNPVGLIPALETDDGPMFETGAILLWLVDRTGQLGPGPQDPDRAAFLSWLFFTSNALHTAALALFYPHRPAGEANTDAARAAAHDQIIARLGLIEALIAARHPRWLSAEQPGVLGYYIGILVRWLILLPPAPYGLDLAGFPNLRAVLAAHEARPAALRVAKADGLGPTPFTDPRV from the coding sequence ATGACCCTGACGCTTCACCACGCCCCCGACTTCGCCTCGACCATCGTCCGGCTGGCGCTGGAAGAGCTTGGCCTGCCCCACACCATCGCCATGACCGATATCGAAGGCGGGGCGCTTGCCTCGCCTGAGTATCGGCAAGTGAACCCGGTGGGCCTGATCCCGGCGCTGGAAACCGACGACGGGCCGATGTTCGAAACCGGCGCGATCCTGCTGTGGCTGGTCGACCGGACCGGGCAGCTTGGTCCCGGCCCGCAGGACCCCGACCGCGCGGCCTTCCTGTCCTGGCTGTTCTTCACCTCGAACGCGCTGCATACGGCGGCCCTTGCGCTGTTTTACCCCCACCGCCCGGCAGGCGAGGCGAACACCGACGCCGCACGCGCCGCAGCGCATGACCAGATCATCGCCCGCCTTGGCCTGATCGAGGCGCTGATCGCCGCCCGCCACCCGCGCTGGCTGTCGGCAGAACAGCCGGGCGTGCTGGGCTATTACATCGGCATCCTCGTCCGCTGGCTGATCCTGTTGCCACCCGCGCCCTACGGCCTTGACCTTGCCGGGTTTCCGAACCTGCGCGCCGTTCTTGCCGCCCATGAAGCCCGCCCCGCCGCCCTGCGCGTGGCAAAGGCCGACGGCCTTGGCCCAACCCCCTTCACTGATCCGAGGGTCTGA
- a CDS encoding thiamine diphosphokinase, whose translation MKPAIVQTVHGVTLAGGGPFGRRDLAFCLRRAPVTVAADGGADQLLRLGVMPEAVIGDFDSLSAAAREKIPQARQHLMPEQATTDFDKALRSISSPLILALGFAGARLDHGLAAMNTLVMRGAQRCILVGPQDVAFAAPARLELALAAGDPLSLFPMARVSGRSAGLEWPITGIDFAPDGAIGTSNRVVARKVVLEFDAPGMLVILPRRRLDAAIRALSAAV comes from the coding sequence ATGAAACCTGCGATTGTCCAGACAGTACACGGTGTAACCCTTGCTGGTGGCGGCCCGTTTGGCCGCAGGGATCTGGCGTTCTGCCTGAGGCGCGCGCCAGTGACGGTGGCGGCGGATGGGGGGGCAGACCAGCTTTTGCGGCTGGGCGTGATGCCCGAAGCGGTGATCGGAGACTTCGATTCGCTGTCGGCGGCAGCACGGGAAAAGATCCCGCAGGCGCGGCAGCACCTGATGCCGGAACAGGCGACAACGGACTTTGACAAGGCGCTGCGGTCGATCAGTTCGCCACTGATCCTGGCGCTGGGATTTGCCGGCGCGCGGCTGGATCACGGATTGGCGGCGATGAATACGTTGGTGATGCGGGGGGCACAGCGCTGCATCCTCGTCGGGCCGCAGGATGTGGCCTTTGCCGCCCCCGCGCGGCTGGAATTGGCGCTGGCAGCAGGCGATCCGCTGTCGCTGTTTCCCATGGCGCGGGTTTCGGGCCGCAGTGCCGGTCTGGAATGGCCGATCACGGGCATCGACTTTGCGCCGGATGGCGCGATCGGCACCTCAAACCGGGTGGTGGCGCGCAAGGTGGTGCTGGAGTTTGATGCGCCCGGAATGCTGGTGATCCTGCCGCGCCGACGGCTGGATGCGGCGATCAGGGCCTTGTCGGCAGCGGTGTAG
- the rpiA gene encoding ribose-5-phosphate isomerase RpiA: MTAELSPIDKAKYAAARKSVDFVENGMKLGLGTGSTAAWMVRCLAERIRNEGLKVTGVATSSRTADLARELGVPIVGMDDVKWLDLTIDGADEFDPNLNLIKGGGAALLQEKIVATASDRMIVIADAAKEVAQLGAFPLPVEVVPFGWRTTMALIEETLYSLDVLNREVALRMDESRPLKTDEGNFILDLNLRRIGNPRQLALVLNQIPGVVENGLFIDICDIVVIGNGDGRVTVRDINSGRVEDGSVDLAQSANIFADLGE, encoded by the coding sequence ATGACTGCCGAGCTTTCGCCCATCGACAAGGCCAAGTATGCCGCTGCCCGCAAATCGGTGGATTTCGTCGAAAACGGGATGAAGCTGGGACTGGGGACCGGGTCCACTGCGGCCTGGATGGTGCGGTGCCTTGCCGAACGCATCCGGAACGAGGGGCTCAAGGTCACGGGCGTCGCCACTTCCAGCCGGACGGCAGACCTTGCGCGCGAATTGGGTGTGCCGATCGTGGGCATGGACGATGTGAAATGGCTGGACCTGACGATCGACGGCGCGGATGAGTTTGACCCGAACCTGAACCTGATAAAGGGCGGCGGGGCGGCGCTCTTGCAGGAAAAGATTGTCGCCACGGCGTCGGACCGGATGATCGTGATCGCCGATGCGGCAAAGGAAGTGGCGCAGCTGGGCGCCTTCCCGTTGCCGGTCGAAGTGGTCCCCTTTGGCTGGCGGACCACCATGGCCCTGATCGAGGAAACGCTTTACAGCCTTGACGTGCTGAACCGCGAGGTGGCGCTGCGGATGGACGAATCCCGCCCGCTCAAGACCGATGAAGGCAACTTCATCCTCGACCTGAACCTGCGCCGCATCGGCAACCCGCGCCAGCTGGCGCTGGTGCTCAACCAGATCCCCGGCGTGGTCGAGAACGGGCTTTTCATCGACATCTGCGATATCGTGGTGATCGGCAACGGGGACGGGCGCGTGACTGTGCGCGACATCAACTCGGGCCGGGTCGAGGATGGCTCGGTCGATCTGGCGCAAAGCGCCAATATCTTCGCAGACTTGGGAGAATGA